From the Cyanobacteria bacterium FACHB-DQ100 genome, one window contains:
- the pntB gene encoding Re/Si-specific NAD(P)(+) transhydrogenase subunit beta, translated as MFDSLSNVAYIAASALFILSLSGLSNQETATKGNWYGIAGMSIAFLATVLRSDVTGYGVLAAVILPGAIIGAILASRVAMTEMPELVAMLHSFVGMAAVLVGIANHLQPQTLIGAEATIHQAEIFIGAFIGAVTFTGSIVAFGKLRGLISTQSLLLPGRHLLNIGLLAACVGLGAQFLAHQSITALLIMCVLAGVLGVHLVMAIGGADMPVVISMLNSYSGWAAAAAGFMLSNDLLIITGALVGSSGAILSYIMCKAMNRSFISVILGGFGTGNRSNAREITGEAKSISIEEAVEQLENANSVIIVPGYGMAVAQAQHPISEITKILRSRGIHVRFGIHPVAGRLPGHMNVLLAEAKVPYDIVLEMDEINDDFAETDVVLVIGANDTVNPSAVEDPSCSIAGMPVLEVWKAKTTIVLKRSLGSGYAGVENPLFYKENTHMLFGDAKKNTDAILNQLNALVVA; from the coding sequence ATGTTTGACAGTCTTTCTAATGTGGCTTACATTGCCGCCAGCGCATTGTTTATTTTAAGCTTGAGCGGGCTTTCCAATCAAGAAACCGCAACCAAAGGAAATTGGTATGGGATTGCAGGAATGTCGATCGCATTTCTCGCAACCGTGCTTCGCAGTGATGTGACCGGATACGGAGTTTTGGCAGCCGTCATTCTACCGGGTGCAATCATTGGTGCAATATTGGCGAGTCGAGTTGCCATGACTGAGATGCCTGAGCTAGTTGCAATGCTGCATAGCTTTGTTGGAATGGCTGCGGTACTGGTGGGAATTGCTAACCATCTACAACCGCAAACTTTAATTGGGGCAGAAGCAACCATTCATCAAGCTGAAATTTTTATCGGTGCGTTTATTGGAGCGGTAACATTTACGGGATCGATCGTAGCGTTTGGAAAGCTGCGAGGATTAATCAGCACTCAGTCGCTATTGCTTCCAGGCCGGCATCTATTAAACATTGGATTGTTAGCGGCTTGTGTAGGATTAGGAGCACAGTTCTTAGCTCATCAATCAATCACAGCACTGTTAATCATGTGTGTACTGGCGGGTGTTTTGGGTGTGCATCTAGTTATGGCGATCGGCGGTGCAGATATGCCCGTTGTGATTTCCATGTTGAATAGCTACTCTGGCTGGGCTGCGGCGGCGGCTGGATTTATGTTGTCGAATGATCTCTTGATCATCACCGGTGCATTAGTCGGAAGTAGTGGTGCGATTCTGAGCTACATCATGTGTAAGGCGATGAATCGATCGTTTATCAGTGTAATTTTAGGTGGATTTGGAACAGGCAATCGTTCTAACGCTAGGGAGATCACCGGAGAAGCTAAATCGATTTCAATTGAGGAAGCCGTTGAGCAATTAGAGAATGCTAACAGTGTGATCATTGTTCCAGGCTACGGCATGGCGGTGGCGCAAGCACAGCACCCGATTTCTGAGATTACAAAAATCTTGCGAAGTCGTGGTATTCATGTTCGATTCGGCATTCATCCCGTCGCCGGAAGGCTTCCAGGACACATGAATGTGTTACTTGCTGAGGCGAAAGTACCCTATGACATTGTTCTAGAAATGGATGAGATCAATGATGATTTTGCTGAAACGGATGTTGTGCTAGTGATTGGCGCGAATGATACCGTCAACCCTAGCGCTGTGGAAGATCCAAGCTGCTCGATCGCAGGAATGCCCGTTCTAGAAGTATGGAAGGCGAAGACTACGATCGTGCTGAAGCGCAGTCTTGGAAGTGGATATGCAGGCGTTGAGAACCCACTGTTTTACAAGGAAAACACTCATATGCTTTTTGGCGATGCGAAGAAGAACACGGATGCGATTCTGAATCAACTTAACGCATTGGTCGTCGCCTAA
- a CDS encoding DUF2808 domain-containing protein — protein MRRAVSALAIAGSLLASVPLGAIAQGLPGLTLFSGVGAGKQLNYRLDFGGNTGSWDRYRFRVPRDKVKVAIAQFSIDYPNYFKGTFDPKEVELLVNDKKVAIQEVKWEKDNYVIEIFPQEPVPAGSNVEMIFSNVRNPNSGGMFYFNCRVLSPGDVPLLRDIGTWIVTIQ, from the coding sequence ATGCGTCGCGCCGTTTCAGCCCTTGCGATCGCAGGTAGCCTCCTCGCAAGTGTACCCTTGGGTGCGATCGCTCAAGGTTTACCGGGTCTGACGCTCTTCAGTGGCGTTGGAGCAGGCAAGCAACTCAACTATCGACTCGACTTTGGCGGAAACACAGGCTCCTGGGATCGGTACCGCTTCCGGGTTCCCCGTGACAAAGTGAAAGTCGCGATCGCACAGTTCTCGATCGACTATCCCAACTACTTCAAAGGCACATTCGACCCGAAAGAAGTCGAACTGTTAGTCAACGACAAAAAAGTTGCGATTCAAGAAGTGAAGTGGGAAAAAGACAACTATGTGATCGAAATTTTCCCCCAAGAACCGGTTCCGGCGGGTTCTAACGTTGAAATGATTTTCTCAAACGTTCGCAACCCCAACAGCGGCGGTATGTTCTACTTCAACTGTCGCGTTCTGTCGCCTGGAGATGTCCCCTTGCTGCGTGACATCGGCACCTGGATTGTGACGATTCAGTAA
- a CDS encoding AAA family ATPase, whose amino-acid sequence MSFSDEFNLLIRARYPIIYIPTREEERVEAAIAQTAKAQGDRAVYIWDFVDGYQGNPNDVGFGKRNPLQALEFVEKLPMSAPAVFILRDFHRFLEDISISRKLRNLARLLKSQPKNLVLLSSQISIPDDLSEVLTVLEFPLPGATEIKTEIERLLSATGQRLENKTLDELVRSCQGLSIERIRRVLARAFALHGELRPDDVELILEEKRQTIRQTQILDFYPAKEDISDIGGLDNLKDWLLRRGGSFSDRARQYGLPHPKGLMLVGIQGTGKSLTAKAIAHHWHLPLLRLDVGRLFGGLVGESESRTRQMIQLAEALAPCVLWIDEIDKAFSGVDGRSDSGTTSRVFGTFITWMAEKKSPVFVVATANNIQALPPEMLRKGRFDEIFFVGLPTQEERRSIFSVHLSRLRPHNLKQYDLDRLAYETPDFSGAEIEQTLIEAMHIGFSQNRDFMTDDILEAASQIVPLARTAKEQIDFLQDWAAAGKARLASKHSQLSDRIQRQLQQPE is encoded by the coding sequence ATGAGTTTTAGCGACGAATTCAACCTGCTAATCCGGGCGCGGTATCCGATTATCTATATTCCAACTCGTGAGGAAGAACGAGTCGAAGCCGCGATCGCTCAAACTGCGAAAGCACAGGGCGATCGTGCCGTCTATATCTGGGATTTTGTCGATGGCTATCAAGGCAATCCCAACGATGTCGGATTTGGAAAACGCAATCCCCTGCAAGCGCTTGAATTTGTTGAAAAACTGCCGATGAGTGCGCCCGCAGTTTTCATTTTGCGGGACTTTCACCGATTTTTAGAAGATATTTCGATTTCGCGGAAACTGAGAAATCTAGCTCGATTGCTGAAATCTCAGCCCAAAAATCTGGTGCTGTTATCGTCTCAAATTTCGATTCCTGATGATTTGAGCGAAGTGCTGACCGTGTTAGAGTTTCCGCTTCCGGGTGCAACGGAGATCAAAACTGAGATTGAACGGCTTCTCAGTGCAACAGGTCAGCGACTTGAGAATAAGACATTGGATGAATTGGTGCGATCGTGCCAGGGATTGTCGATCGAGCGAATTCGGCGCGTTCTGGCACGGGCGTTCGCGCTCCACGGTGAACTGCGCCCGGATGATGTTGAACTGATTCTTGAGGAAAAGCGCCAAACCATCCGCCAAACTCAAATTCTCGATTTCTATCCAGCCAAAGAAGATATTTCAGATATTGGAGGATTGGATAACTTAAAAGATTGGCTACTCAGACGAGGCGGATCATTTAGCGATCGCGCTCGACAATACGGTCTGCCGCATCCGAAAGGCTTGATGCTAGTTGGAATTCAGGGAACGGGCAAATCGCTGACGGCAAAAGCGATCGCGCATCATTGGCATTTACCGTTACTGCGCTTAGATGTAGGACGATTGTTCGGTGGCTTGGTTGGGGAGTCAGAATCGCGCACTCGCCAAATGATTCAGCTTGCCGAAGCGCTTGCCCCCTGTGTGCTGTGGATCGATGAAATTGATAAAGCCTTTTCTGGCGTGGATGGTCGCAGCGATTCTGGTACGACCAGCCGAGTGTTCGGAACTTTTATTACCTGGATGGCGGAGAAGAAATCGCCGGTGTTCGTGGTTGCAACCGCCAACAATATTCAAGCGCTTCCGCCAGAGATGCTAAGAAAAGGGCGATTTGATGAGATTTTCTTTGTGGGACTGCCGACGCAGGAAGAACGCCGATCGATCTTTTCCGTTCATCTTTCTCGCCTGCGTCCGCACAATTTGAAGCAATATGATCTCGATCGACTAGCCTACGAAACACCAGATTTCTCAGGAGCTGAAATCGAGCAGACTTTAATCGAAGCGATGCACATTGGCTTTAGTCAGAATCGCGACTTTATGACCGATGACATTCTGGAAGCGGCAAGTCAGATCGTGCCACTAGCACGGACTGCCAAAGAACAGATTGATTTCCTGCAAGACTGGGCAGCCGCTGGAAAAGCACGGCTTGCTTCAAAGCATAGTCAGTTAAGCGATCGTATTCAACGCCAACTTCAACAACCGGAATAG
- a CDS encoding RNA-binding protein: MAETQLQQRGQQWLETFLKLAAFPATVTPEVRNTFAEKSCWLTIDHTSLQPAQIEALLGSNGAVLDSIQYLASAILNIGQEEQIAYTIEIDGYRDRRLKELTAIAESAANQVRETGEEYEIKALSSAERRQVHSILQSSDDIETYSRGQEPDRRLVVRLAGSGSDEV; encoded by the coding sequence ATGGCTGAAACTCAATTGCAGCAGCGGGGACAGCAGTGGCTCGAAACTTTTCTGAAGCTGGCTGCTTTTCCCGCAACCGTAACCCCGGAAGTGCGAAATACCTTTGCTGAGAAAAGTTGCTGGTTGACGATCGACCATACTTCCCTGCAGCCTGCTCAGATCGAAGCGCTACTCGGTAGCAATGGCGCGGTTCTTGATTCGATTCAATATTTGGCAAGTGCGATTCTGAATATTGGGCAAGAAGAGCAGATTGCTTACACGATCGAAATCGATGGCTATCGTGATCGGCGACTGAAGGAACTGACTGCGATCGCTGAATCTGCCGCGAATCAAGTGCGAGAAACCGGTGAAGAGTACGAAATTAAAGCGCTTTCTTCAGCCGAGCGTCGTCAGGTGCATTCGATTCTTCAAAGCAGCGATGACATTGAAACTTACAGTCGGGGTCAAGAACCCGATCGGCGATTGGTGGTTCGTCTCGCTGGCTCTGGTTCAGACGAAGTATAG
- a CDS encoding serpin family protein — protein MVITQRLKSLKVGVALIATLIAISAISCSGSASSQNPKLEISQGTRARTRVAELSKPVQAVNPKIVEANTKFGFKLFSEVLKQDRNKNVFVSPSSVAIALSMAYNGANGETKAAMAKALEFQGMTLEQVNQAHRDLRAALEKADPKVQLSIANSLWAKQGVAFNSSFLERNAKFYDAKVKSLDFDQPSASDEINGWVKESTRGKIPKIIDRINPNDVMFLINAIYFKGQWTDEFDKSNTQTRPFSLTNGSKKQVPLMKRQGKYRYAETDQFQAISLPYGDRRLSMYVFLPKSNLAEFQKTLTVQNWQTWMRQFSSRDGEIQLPRFKMDYEVELKTALSAIGMGVAFDDAADFSGLSKATTKIDQVKHKTFVEVNEEGTEAAAVTSIGIVTTSLPIEQAPFKMTVDRPFFCAIRDNRTGEILFMGSIVNPESK, from the coding sequence ATGGTCATCACTCAACGCTTGAAATCTCTTAAAGTTGGAGTTGCACTGATCGCTACACTGATTGCGATTAGCGCGATTTCTTGTTCTGGTTCAGCAAGCTCACAAAATCCTAAACTAGAGATTAGTCAGGGTACGCGAGCACGTACCCGTGTAGCAGAGCTATCGAAACCCGTTCAAGCAGTCAATCCGAAAATTGTGGAAGCCAATACAAAGTTTGGGTTTAAGTTGTTTTCTGAGGTTCTGAAGCAAGATCGCAACAAGAATGTGTTTGTCTCGCCTTCGAGTGTGGCGATCGCGCTTTCGATGGCGTACAACGGTGCTAACGGTGAAACAAAAGCAGCAATGGCAAAAGCGCTAGAGTTTCAAGGCATGACGCTTGAACAAGTTAACCAGGCGCATCGTGATTTAAGAGCGGCTCTCGAAAAAGCTGATCCAAAAGTTCAACTGTCGATCGCGAATTCACTTTGGGCAAAACAAGGAGTTGCCTTTAATTCAAGCTTCTTAGAGAGAAATGCAAAATTCTACGATGCGAAGGTTAAATCTTTAGATTTCGATCAGCCTAGTGCGTCTGATGAGATTAATGGCTGGGTGAAGGAAAGTACACGCGGCAAAATTCCGAAGATTATCGATCGCATTAATCCAAATGATGTGATGTTTTTGATCAATGCGATTTACTTCAAAGGTCAATGGACAGATGAGTTTGATAAAAGCAATACACAAACCCGACCCTTTTCGCTAACGAATGGCTCAAAAAAACAAGTGCCTTTGATGAAGCGGCAAGGCAAGTATCGCTATGCTGAAACAGATCAATTTCAGGCGATTAGCTTACCTTACGGCGATCGACGCTTAAGCATGTATGTATTTCTGCCCAAGTCGAACTTAGCTGAATTTCAGAAGACTTTAACGGTTCAGAATTGGCAAACTTGGATGAGGCAATTTAGCAGCCGTGATGGAGAGATTCAACTGCCCCGCTTCAAGATGGATTATGAGGTCGAGCTAAAAACGGCGCTATCAGCGATCGGCATGGGTGTTGCGTTTGATGATGCTGCGGATTTCTCTGGTCTAAGTAAAGCAACCACTAAAATTGACCAAGTCAAACATAAGACGTTTGTTGAAGTGAACGAGGAAGGAACGGAGGCGGCCGCAGTGACTTCGATTGGGATTGTTACAACTTCGCTTCCGATCGAACAAGCGCCGTTTAAGATGACTGTCGATCGACCATTCTTCTGTGCAATTCGGGACAATCGAACCGGTGAAATTTTGTTTATGGGGTCGATCGTCAATCCAGAGTCCAAGTAG
- a CDS encoding DUF177 domain-containing protein — MEAIHIPRLIHCPEHTQTIEFKTLLENLKTLTPVQGWIKITHQGNFLEVSAKAETIVTLTCHRCLQQFNHRLAIESSEMIWLDETADQLEELPLDRDLSMDDLVETLPPNGYFDPEAWLYEQLSLEIPQRQLCEQDCKGIEVVDEIKNPGIDSRWAALQTLKGHLN; from the coding sequence ATGGAAGCTATTCATATTCCCCGCCTGATTCATTGCCCTGAGCACACGCAGACGATCGAGTTCAAGACACTCCTCGAAAATCTGAAAACTCTGACTCCGGTTCAAGGCTGGATTAAAATTACGCATCAAGGCAATTTTCTCGAGGTTTCCGCCAAAGCAGAAACGATCGTCACTTTGACCTGTCATCGCTGTTTGCAGCAGTTTAATCATCGATTAGCGATCGAGTCGAGCGAGATGATTTGGCTCGATGAGACGGCTGATCAACTGGAGGAATTGCCGCTCGATCGCGATCTTTCAATGGACGATCTGGTTGAAACGCTGCCGCCGAACGGTTACTTTGATCCAGAAGCTTGGCTGTATGAGCAGCTTTCGCTCGAAATTCCCCAGCGCCAACTCTGTGAGCAAGACTGTAAGGGCATTGAAGTAGTGGACGAGATTAAAAATCCAGGGATTGATAGCCGTTGGGCAGCCTTACAAACGTTGAAGGGTCATCTCAATTAG
- the pntA gene encoding Re/Si-specific NAD(P)(+) transhydrogenase subunit alpha, producing the protein MTIAIDKESEAGQPEQSPALYRKIGIPKEIYAGECRVAATPDTVKILQKYGFEILIESGAGEAANFSDEAYLQAGCRIIVDTETLWSHADLILKVRPPIWNSHLNKHEADLLHEGTTLISFIWAAQHPELVEHLANRKATVLAMDAVPRISRAQKLDALSSMANIAGYRAVIEAAHQFGRFFTGQITAAGKVPPAKVLVIGAGVAGLAAVGTARSLGAIVRAFDTRPAVKEQVQSLGAEFLELAFEEDGTGQGGYAKTMSPEFIKAELELFAAQAKEVDIIITTALIPGKKAPTLITKAMVESMKQGSVIVDLAAEQGGNCEVTHPGEIAQHHGVTVIGLTDLPSRMAAQASQLYGKNLCHLLDDMGRNDNYRVDLEDEVIRGALVLHQGETVAPLPKVVTPVSQKPEAPTAEASTVQQRSIPSWIWTMLLGVGLLGIGTIAPSTFLSHFTVFVLACFVGWQVIWNVKPALHTPLMSVTNAISGIIILGGMLQISGTPTSATTILGAIAVLIGTINIAGGFLVTQRMLKMFQKQ; encoded by the coding sequence ATGACGATCGCGATCGACAAGGAATCAGAGGCGGGACAACCTGAACAGTCTCCCGCTCTTTATAGAAAAATTGGAATTCCAAAAGAAATTTATGCTGGAGAATGTCGAGTTGCTGCCACGCCGGACACTGTAAAAATTTTGCAAAAATACGGCTTTGAGATATTGATTGAATCTGGAGCCGGAGAAGCTGCAAATTTTTCAGATGAAGCCTATTTACAAGCTGGATGTCGAATCATTGTCGATACTGAAACGCTTTGGTCTCATGCCGATTTAATTCTAAAAGTTCGACCCCCCATCTGGAATTCGCACCTTAACAAACATGAAGCGGATTTGTTACACGAAGGCACGACGCTGATTAGTTTTATCTGGGCAGCACAGCATCCAGAATTAGTCGAACATCTAGCGAATCGTAAGGCGACTGTATTAGCGATGGATGCTGTTCCTCGAATTAGTCGCGCTCAGAAATTAGATGCTTTGAGTTCGATGGCAAATATCGCTGGATATCGAGCCGTGATCGAGGCAGCGCATCAGTTTGGACGGTTTTTTACAGGACAAATCACCGCAGCGGGCAAGGTTCCCCCTGCGAAAGTGCTGGTGATTGGGGCTGGAGTTGCAGGACTGGCGGCAGTGGGAACCGCACGATCGCTCGGTGCAATTGTTCGCGCATTTGATACTCGTCCGGCGGTAAAAGAGCAGGTGCAAAGCTTGGGAGCCGAGTTCTTAGAGTTAGCGTTTGAGGAGGACGGTACGGGGCAGGGTGGCTATGCAAAAACCATGAGTCCTGAGTTCATCAAAGCCGAACTGGAACTCTTCGCCGCTCAGGCGAAAGAAGTCGATATCATCATTACGACGGCATTGATTCCAGGTAAGAAGGCTCCAACTTTAATCACTAAAGCAATGGTTGAGAGCATGAAACAAGGTTCTGTCATTGTCGATCTAGCAGCAGAGCAAGGCGGCAACTGTGAGGTGACACACCCTGGAGAGATTGCTCAACATCACGGCGTAACTGTCATTGGTCTAACGGATTTACCCAGTCGAATGGCAGCGCAGGCAAGCCAGCTTTATGGCAAGAATCTGTGCCATCTGCTCGATGATATGGGTAGAAATGATAACTATCGCGTTGATTTAGAAGATGAAGTGATTCGAGGGGCATTGGTGCTGCATCAGGGCGAAACGGTTGCGCCCTTACCGAAAGTGGTTACGCCTGTATCACAGAAGCCTGAAGCGCCCACCGCTGAAGCTTCAACTGTTCAACAGAGATCGATCCCCTCTTGGATTTGGACAATGCTTTTAGGAGTAGGACTGCTGGGGATTGGAACGATCGCGCCTTCCACATTTCTCAGTCACTTCACCGTGTTTGTCTTAGCTTGCTTTGTGGGATGGCAGGTGATCTGGAATGTGAAACCTGCATTGCATACTCCTTTGATGAGTGTGACGAATGCCATTAGCGGCATCATCATCCTGGGTGGAATGCTGCAAATTTCGGGAACTCCAACTTCCGCCACAACAATTTTAGGCGCGATCGCAGTTCTGATCGGCACGATTAACATTGCTGGAGGCTTTTTAGTAACTCAGCGAATGCTTAAGATGTTTCAAAAACAATAG
- a CDS encoding ribonuclease P protein component, producing MLPQENRLKHRRDFDAVYQRGFRRGSRCFTLRALKCPEQPTRIGISISKKVSKRAVIRNRIKRQVRSILRSFLPRTKPGYAIVIGVRIEATECDYSQYLQELEQLLVKAEVLNGN from the coding sequence TTGCTGCCCCAAGAAAATCGCCTGAAACATCGACGAGATTTTGATGCCGTTTATCAGCGAGGATTTCGTCGAGGTTCACGTTGTTTCACCCTAAGAGCGCTGAAATGCCCTGAACAGCCGACCCGTATCGGTATCTCAATTAGTAAAAAGGTGAGTAAACGCGCAGTGATTCGCAACCGGATTAAACGCCAGGTTCGATCGATTTTGCGAAGTTTTCTCCCTCGTACGAAACCGGGATATGCGATCGTCATCGGCGTGCGAATCGAAGCGACCGAGTGTGATTATTCTCAATATCTGCAAGAATTAGAGCAGCTATTGGTTAAAGCTGAGGTGCTGAATGGCAATTAA
- the rpmH gene encoding 50S ribosomal protein L34 yields the protein MTKRTLGGTSRKRRRVSGFRARMRTKNGQKVIQARRKKGRLRLSVSSS from the coding sequence ATGACAAAGCGCACTTTAGGCGGAACAAGCCGCAAGCGGAGACGGGTATCAGGATTTCGCGCCCGGATGCGGACGAAAAATGGACAAAAAGTGATTCAAGCACGCCGTAAAAAAGGACGCTTGCGCCTCTCTGTTTCAAGTTCCTGA
- the yidC gene encoding membrane protein insertase YidC, with product MDFGVGFLSNNVMLPILDFFYGIVPSYGLAIVALTLVIRFALYPLSAGSIRSMRRMKVTQPVMQKRVKEIQERYKNDPAKQQEEMSAIYKEFGNPLAGCFPVVLQMPILFALFATLRGSPFSDVPYTVNFQIAPQAQVEQVAPQAFVTPPQNIYVADGIHAKISAIAPSGTKLAVGEKTKIEFQTLDGKPFTELEAQYSSSLTPRLKATTGAERIKINEDGTIEALQPGDATVQAFIPGLAADKGFLFIDQLGRVGAVDPDGTFHWDIIGMVVFFGLSLYISQLISGQGSTGNPQQDTINKVTPVIFSGMFLFFPLPAGVLMYMVIANIFQTAQTFLLSREPLPENLQKLVEAEAGATAKASGGSAKSDGDDPLPFEPGRKKKA from the coding sequence ATGGACTTTGGTGTAGGCTTCTTATCCAATAACGTGATGCTACCGATCCTGGATTTTTTCTACGGGATCGTACCGAGCTATGGGTTGGCGATCGTAGCGTTGACTCTAGTCATTCGCTTTGCCCTCTATCCGCTTAGCGCAGGTTCAATCCGCAGTATGCGCCGCATGAAGGTGACTCAACCTGTGATGCAAAAGCGCGTTAAAGAAATTCAGGAACGATATAAAAATGATCCTGCAAAACAGCAGGAAGAAATGAGCGCAATCTACAAGGAGTTTGGCAATCCGTTAGCGGGGTGCTTCCCGGTAGTCTTGCAGATGCCAATTCTGTTTGCGCTGTTTGCGACGCTCAGAGGCTCACCCTTTTCAGATGTGCCTTACACGGTGAACTTCCAGATTGCGCCTCAAGCTCAAGTTGAGCAAGTTGCACCCCAAGCGTTTGTCACTCCGCCACAAAACATTTACGTGGCAGATGGTATTCACGCGAAAATTAGCGCGATCGCGCCGAGTGGTACGAAGTTGGCTGTCGGTGAGAAAACCAAGATTGAATTTCAAACTTTAGACGGCAAGCCATTTACGGAACTGGAAGCGCAATATAGCAGCAGCCTAACGCCGAGACTGAAAGCTACGACTGGCGCTGAGCGCATCAAGATTAACGAAGACGGCACGATCGAAGCGCTTCAGCCGGGAGATGCGACGGTTCAGGCATTTATCCCTGGATTGGCTGCGGACAAAGGCTTCTTGTTTATCGATCAGCTTGGGCGAGTCGGTGCAGTTGATCCAGATGGCACCTTCCACTGGGACATCATCGGTATGGTGGTTTTCTTTGGGCTCAGCCTTTATATCAGCCAGTTGATTTCGGGACAGGGTTCGACAGGCAATCCTCAGCAAGACACCATCAACAAAGTTACGCCTGTGATTTTCTCTGGAATGTTCTTGTTCTTCCCCTTGCCCGCAGGTGTGCTGATGTACATGGTAATCGCGAACATTTTCCAGACGGCTCAAACCTTCCTTCTGTCGCGTGAACCGTTACCTGAAAATCTTCAGAAGTTAGTCGAAGCGGAAGCTGGGGCAACTGCGAAAGCTAGCGGTGGAAGTGCAAAGTCGGATGGCGATGATCCGCTCCCGTTTGAACCTGGCCGTAAGAAGAAGGCATAG
- a CDS encoding PH domain-containing protein: MAIKEEVFYEGGPHIGDLIINVLLGFTVICLPLTVGSIVRALWLRYRITNRRISVVGGWQGRDRADVIYSEITKVVTVPRGIGAYGDMVLTLRDGSRIELRAIPKFREVYDFINERLSDRAKKVSGSLGSQP, translated from the coding sequence ATGGCAATTAAAGAAGAAGTCTTCTACGAAGGTGGGCCGCATATTGGGGACTTGATTATCAACGTTCTTCTAGGTTTTACCGTGATTTGTTTGCCGCTCACGGTCGGTTCGATCGTCCGGGCGCTTTGGTTGCGCTATCGCATTACTAATCGCCGCATTAGTGTCGTTGGTGGCTGGCAAGGGCGCGATCGGGCGGATGTTATTTATTCAGAAATCACGAAAGTCGTCACTGTCCCGCGCGGGATTGGAGCGTATGGCGATATGGTGTTAACTCTCCGCGACGGAAGCCGCATCGAATTACGAGCGATTCCCAAGTTCCGGGAAGTGTATGACTTTATCAACGAGCGGCTTTCAGACCGAGCCAAAAAAGTTAGTGGCAGTCTCGGAAGTCAACCTTAA